A section of the Oscarella lobularis chromosome 15, ooOscLobu1.1, whole genome shotgun sequence genome encodes:
- the LOC136196141 gene encoding uncharacterized protein — protein MSSACPASRMGHVAAVINDEMLLWGGGAVRESTGEKYVCSPDLMECFNLLTSQWNERRATSNSPSDLPQPCLNARIGVVQNRDIYQFGGNYFSSDGRAVFLNDVHKLDGSTLEWQRIHSNDQSTPSGRAHHGMCVLGKKGDEHLVIMGGAGTKIVSPIPDGSQFIPNSNYPDLGWNNEVWLFCIRKRNWIPAQCTGKKPQPRDSHSFTSVDINRAILIGGVGLGEVLNDAFLFMFSSLEWIEMKLDDHLIPRFSHSTVVVDIPTLGGPVAFLLWGYGKDFFPVSLAQMILIDFQKCKKISISDEPIPTGQQSVCSIVRRGLLFILRYGGSPYKCGEDRPEALLDILKYDLKSMTEKLLRHNLSEPIEQETSKFDKNDKNAPFRSNSPTMNCEGLSQKERDLLHPSPQRVEDVIAVVTPQSVLIFTRWKRFATPVSLDKGAEISIPNTGSILRIQPRTALSSTPKTSMSLTLFTFDAKQSQGLLDDEFVSDLIQLSLPSGLSDDDVHIEMCHEHGLNLDPMTPKSSASKVVFFYQPHDHLATTKHPIKFDEKIVIDRAGQRKIAALLQSSVVKVIVSPSAPAAAASAVAVASSNEDVSCSFFTHFYGLGQQAFSFHALSFEKIKIPDGWQFDLCIISTRPEHRDRYLAYRNDGRSQPLLFDRRVKNLLLSRTQSNVVDADDIEGWINKSHGKKYLINMQQLLAVRDSPIDAWVDTFYFAYNHRELLQRSPTMAAYVTIESGDRRQCLRIQCSESSNICDHVEGALQLQELNVITTDKQGRLEPSREMALEYNPSHLEMEELTFVMRSQWIDVARVIFPYLTDSEIAKIELHDREDQALRFLQAWIDKYDLSATRESLVKALISVGLAAGAKEVFPEIYEKMTKEPVLDSTVEVQRSELDYDVERDFLGGGACGEVFKATLKKAGKPGKTVAVKVFTDFLRRKKEKEYEMFKKEAAILLQIDPNPFILRLIGLCAVPKFYALVTEFVSGGDLFSLLQSDEYRAEVEKWETRLLFAKQIARGMLHLHSNQPPVIHYDLKAQNVLVECIQHSNSVQFICKVADFSLSKMSGVSSVTKKRQEGSVPAGTVTHIAPERYEEHPYGEEDDGGRKMDLVKKSDVYSYGVLLWEIRERQHPYQGKISNLIRVLVQGRKTFPEGKATGVPPFFDDLMEQCLQYNPQNRPTFREIVVKLMAEEEYKAHLN, from the exons aTGTCATCCGCGTGTCCGGCATCTCGAATGGgacacgtcgccgccgtgatCAATGATGAAATGCTTCTGTGGGGAGGAGGAGCGgtgagagaatcgacgggagAGAAATACGTGTGTTCTCCCGATTTGATGGAGTGCTTCAATCTGTTGACAAGTCAATGgaatgaacgacgagcaacaTCCAACAGCCCATCCGACCTTCCTCAGCCATGTCTCAACGCACGAATCGGTGTCGTCCAAAATCGggacatttatcaatttggtggCAACTACTTCTCGTCTGATGGCCGTGCTGTCTTTTTGAACGATGTTCACAAATTGGATGGATCGACGTTGGAATGGCAACGAATCCATTCCAATGACCAATCAACGCCCAGCGGGAGAGCGCACCATGGAATGTGCGTGttagggaagaaaggagacgaacatctCGTCATCATGGGCGGAGCAGGAACAAAGATTGTTTCACCAATACCAGACGGATCTCAATTCATTCCTAATTCAAATTATCCTGACTTGGGGTGGAACAATGAAGTTTGGTTGTTTTGCATCCGAAAGA ggaattggattccagctcaatgcacaggaaaaaaaccacAGCCTCGAGACTCACATTCCTTCACTTCAGTTGATATTAATCGAGCAATTCTCATTGGCGGTGTTGGTCTTGGGGAAGTTTTGAATGATGCTTTTCTGTTCATGTTCAGTTCACTG GAGtggattgaaatgaaattggatGATCATCTCATTCCTCGATTCTCCCATTCGACGGTTGTTGTTGATATTCCCACATTAGGGGGGCCAGTTGCTTTTCTCTTGTGGGGATATGGGAAAGACTTCTTTCCTGTGTCTCTGGCCCAAATGATTCTAATTGACTTTcaaaagtgcaaaaag ATCTCAATATCAGATGAGCCCATTCCAACAGGGCAACAATCAGTCTGCTCTATTGTTAGAAGAGGTCTTCTCTTTATTCTGCGATATGGAGGCTCTCCCTATAAATGTGGCGAGGACAGACCAGAGGCGCTATTAGATATTTTGAAATACG ATTTAAAAAGTATGACTGAGAAACTCCTTCGACACAATTTGAGCGAACCAATTGAACAAGAAACGTCCAAATTCGATAAGAATGATAAAAATGCGCCGTTTCGTTCCAACTCTCCGACAATG AATTGCGAAGGACTGTCTCAAAAAGAACGCGACTTGTTGCATCCGTCTCCCCAACGAGTAGAAGACGTAATTGCCGTCGTAACGCCTCAAAGCGTTCTCATCTTCACTCGATGGAAGAGATTCGCCACTCCAGTCTCATTAGACAAAGGAGCAGAGATCTCCATTCCCAATACGGGATCAATCCTTCGAATTCAACCCCGTACCGCACTTTCGTCGACTCCAAAGACGTCAATGAGCTTGACCCTCTTCACATTCGACGCCAAACAATCGCAGGGtctccttgacgacgaattcgtgaGCGATCTGATTCAATTGTCTCTTCCTTCCGGCTTAtccgacgatgacgtacaCATTGAAATGTGTCATGAGCACGGTCTCAATCTCGATCCAATGACGCCCAAATCGAGCGCTTCcaaagtcgtcttcttctatcAACCTCACGATCATTTGGCGACGACCAAACACCCAATtaaattcgacgagaagatcgtCATTGATAGAGCGGGacagcgaaaaatcgccgctcttcttcagTCGTCTGTCGTCAAAGTCATCGTCTCTCCTTCCGCtccggccgccgccgcttccgccgtcgccgtcgcctcgtcgaatGAGGATGTCAGTTGCAGTTTCTTCACTCATTTCTACGGGTTGGGTCAACAGGCATTCTCATTCCATGCTCTCTCtttcgaaaaaatcaaaattcccGACGGTTGGCAATTTGATCTCTGCATCATCTCAACGCGACCCGAACATCGGGATCGCTATCTCGCCTATCGCAACGACGGCCGCAGTCAACCTCTTctcttcgatcgacgcgtcaagaatcttcttctttcgcgcACCcaatcgaacgtcgtcgacgcggacGACATCGAAGGCTGGATCAACAAGAGTCATGGCAAAAAATACCTCATCAACATGCAGCAGTTGTTGGCAGTGAGAGATAGTCCCATTGACGCGTGGGTCGACACCTTCTACTTCGCCTACAATCATCGAGAGCTTCTACAACGATCTCCAACGATGGCAGCTTACGTCACGATCGAATccggcgatcgacgtcaatgtcTTCGCATTCAATGCTCCGAATCTTCCAACATATGTGATCACGTAGAg gGTGCTTTGCAGCTTCAAGAACTCAACGTCATCACGACCGATAAGCAAGGACGTTTGGAACCAAGTCGTGAGATGG CTCTCGAATACAATCCATCTCATCTCGAAATGGAAGAGCTGACATTTGTCATGCGCTCTCAATGGATAGACGTCGCTCGCGTCATCTTTCCCTACTTAACCGATTCCGAAATCGCAAAAATCGAATTACACGATAGAGAAGATCAGGCGCTCCGCTTCCTCCAGGCGTGGATCGACAAATACGACCTCAGCGCAACGCGAGAATCGCTCGTCAAGGCCCTCATATCCGTCGGCCTCGCTGCCGGTGCTAAAGAAGTCTTTCCTGAAATTTATGAGAAAATGACTAAG GAACCTGTTTTGGATTCAACTGTTGAAGTTCAACGAAGTGAGCTCGATTATGACGTAGAGAGGGACTttctcggcggcggagcgTGCGGCGAGGTGTTCAAAGCGACGCTTAAGAAAGCCGGGAAGCCGGGGAAGACGGTTGCCGTCAAAGTTTTTACCGATTtcttgagaagaaagaaggagaa GGAATACGAGATGTTCAAGAAGGAGGCTGCAATTCTCCTTCAAATCGATCCGAATCCTTTCATTTTGCGTCTAATCGGGCTTTGCGCTGTTCCGAAATTCTACGCTCTCGTGACCGAGTTTGTGAGCGGAGGagatttgttttctcttctccagTCGGACGAGTACAGAGCAGAAGTCGAGAAATGGGAAACGCGACTCTTATTTGCCAAGCAAATTGCCAGGGGAATGCTTCATCTCCACTCCAATCAACCACCAGTGATTCACTACGACTTGAAAGCGCAGAACGTCTTGGTCGAGTGCATTCAACACAGCAATAGCGTCCAATTTATTTGCAAG GTTGCTGATTTTAGTCTTTCAAAAATGTCGGGCGTCAGCTCGGTTACGAAGAAGCGACAAGAGGGTTCCGTTCCGGCTGGCACGGTCACTCACATTGCTCCGGAGCGATATGAAGAGCATCCGTAcggcgaggaagacgacgggGGTCGAAAGATGGATTTGGTGAAAAAATCCGACGTTTATAGCTACGGTGTTTTGCTCTGGGAAATACGTGAAAGACAGCATCCCTATCAAG gtaaAATTAGCAATTTGATTCGCGTTCTTGTCCAAGGTAGAAAGACGTTTCCGGAAGGCAAAGCAACGGGTGTTCCGCCGTTTTTTGATGATCTCATGGAACAATGCTTGCAATACAATCCTCAGAATCGACCGACGTTCCGCGAAATCGTGGTGAAGCTGATGGCCGAGGAGGAATACAAAGCCCACTTGAATTGA
- the LOC136196145 gene encoding guanine nucleotide-binding protein G(q) subunit alpha-like, translating to MACCLTEEQREQRRINQAIEKELRKDRRAARRELKLLLLGTGESGKSTFVKQMRIIHGAGYTDSDRAGFKSLVYSNVYTAMGQLMGAMNDLEIAYKNPANKDNAELVKTVDRENVETIKGDQLKALKSLWGDEGIRECYDRRREFQLSDSAKYYLDDLDRLTAPNYIPNLQDVLRVRVPTTGIVEYTFNLPPVIFRMVDVGGQRSERRKWIHCFENVTSIMFLVALSEYDQVLYEAETENRMAESKALFKTIINYPWFQQSSIMLFLNKIDLLEEKIKTSHLVDYFPSYQGPKCDAEEAKKFILSMFAELNTDDSKTIYPHFTCATDTENIRFVFSVVKDTILQLHLKEYNLV from the exons atgGCGTGCTGTCTAACGGAAGAGCAGCGCGAACAGCGCCGCATCAACCAAGCCATCGAAAAGGAACTGCGCAAGGATCGTCGCGCAGCGCGACGCGAACTAAAGCTTCTCCTCCTCG GAACGGGAGAATCGGGCAAATCGACGTTCGTGAAGCAAATGCGAATCATACACGGCGCAGGCTACACGGATTCGGATCGCGCGGGCTTCAAATCGCTCGTCTATTCGAACGTCTATACGGCGATGGGACAGCTCATGGGCGCGATGAACGATCTCGAAATCGCCTATAAGAATCCCGCTAATAAG GACAACGCTGAGTTGGTCAAGACTGTGGATCGCGAGAACGTGGAGACAATCAAAGGGGACCAATTAAAAGCTCTGAAATCTCTATGGGGAGACGAGGGCATACGCGAGTGCTACGACCGACGCAGAGAGTTCCAGCTATCCGATTCAGCGAAATA TTATTTGGATGACTTGGATCGCTTGACGGCTCCTAATTACATTCCCAACCTCCAGGATGTCCTACGAGTCCGCGTTCCAACGACGGGAATCGTGGAATATACATTCAATCTACCACCAGTCATATTCAg GATGGTGGATGTGGGAGGGCAGAGATCGGAGAGACGGAAATGGATACATTGTTTTGAGAACGTAACGTCAATAATGTTTCTCGTGGCTTTGAGCGAATATGACCAAGTTCTCTACGAAGCGGAAACGGag aatcgTATGGCCGAAAGCAAGGCTCTATTCAAAACGATAATCAATTATCCGTGGTTCCAGCAGTCGTCCATAATGCTCTTTCTCAATAAAATCGATCTACTAGAGGAGAAAATTAAAACGTCGCATCTAGTCGACTATTTTCCCTCCTATCAAG GTCCCAAATGTGACGCGGAAGAGGCGAAAAAGTTTATTCTTTCCATGTTTGCTGAATTGAATACGGATGATTCGAAAACGATTTATCCGCATTTCACCTGCGCTACGGACACGGAAAATATTCGATTTGTATTTTCCGTCGTCAAGGATACCATACTACAACTGCATTTGAAAGAATATAATTTAGTTTGA
- the LOC136196146 gene encoding acidic leucine-rich nuclear phosphoprotein 32 family member B-like produces the protein MEKRIALESRGKNPSEVSELILDNCKATTIDGLTNDFVNLESLSLINVGLTSLRHFPKLPKLRKLDLSENRISGGLQHLSGCPMLGSLSLSNNRIKSLDILEAISDLKELKSLDLYQCEVTGIDDYRENVFKLLPQLQWLDGVNREGQAESDSEEDEDESSVASSDVEEADNDEEDEDEVPDGLNAVGVAADDEEEDDDDDDDEEDEGPGLAYLQKSDLVDEEEEEDFQPGEVDEEEDEDEDDEDDEDDDVVHSHGGKAKEDENRRKRKRDDVDEENESKREK, from the exons ATGGAGAAGCGAATCGCGCTCGAAAGCCGCGGCAAAAACCCATCCGAA GTGAGCGAGTTGATATTGGACAATtgcaaagcgacgacgatcgacggccTAACGAACGACTTCGTGAATctcgaatcgctttcgctgATCAACGTCGGTCTAACGAGCCTTCGCCACTTTCCCAAATTGCCGAAACTACGCAAG cttgATTTGAGTGAGAATCGGATTTCCGGTGGATTGCAACATCTGAGCGGGTGTCCCATGCTCGGTTCTCTCAGTCTGAGCAATAATCGAATTAAATCCCTGGATATCCTTGAAGCCATT aGCGATCTCAAGGAGTTGAAGAGCTTGGATTTATATCAATGCGAAGTGACGGGAATCGACGACTACAGagaaaacgtattcaaaCTTCTTCCTCAACTCCAATGGCTAGATGGAGTCAACAG agagGGTCAAGCGGAGTCGGACTCtgaggaggacgaagacgagagcaGCGTCGCGAgttctgacgtcgaagaagcggacaacgacgaagaggatgaAGACGAGGTCCCGGATGGTCTAAATGCTGTTGGCGTCgcagccgacgacgaagaggaggatgatgatgatgacgacgatgaagaagatgaaggtCCCGGATTAGCTTATTTGCAAAAATCGGATTtagtcgacgaggaggaggaggaggattttcAGCCGGGGGAAGTCGATGAGGAAGAGgatgaagacgaggacgatgaagacgatgaggacgatgacgttgttCATAGTCACGGGGGTAAGGCGAAAGAGGATGAaaatcggcgaaaacgaaagcgagatgacgtcgacgaggaaaatgagtcgaaaagagaaaagtaa
- the LOC136196144 gene encoding protein ERGIC-53-like, translating into MAFVSSLVSLAFLAILVALSQAQTRKRFEYKYSFKGPHLARDNGEVFYWKVSGNTIASSDQVRLTASMRSQKGQMSTKAATDFKYWQVDMAFRITGRARVGADGLAFWLTKDPIVEGPVFGAGDYWNGLGIFLDSFDNDGKTNNPYVLAISNNGSISYDHTSDGYNQMLAGCLRDFRNRAKHVRARIKYYENILEVYFNTIFDQQDDAYELCLRATNVDLPPSGHFGLSAATGGLADDHDVMSFLVYSLDKSQGLDAAKEGEGVEGKKDEKSEDEVIFEADELEKLQKEFEQYNKAYEEKHDSYVKDHPDPYADVEGIDSYEDRTLSEVMKGQADILSVIRDLAMKFDRLSLSSSPPSEDKSGSSPSAEQYRIIADNQNRIMQQLETIKATANQRQGSQGGSYEHGPAMVEMEKATSRLESLIERFEVNQREKRAESHEERSPPPSSCIPMHYFGLFVVSQIVFIVAFVAYRWKAEASAKKLF; encoded by the exons ATGgcgttcgtttcttcgctcgtttctctcgctttTCTCGCCATACTAGTCGCCCTATCGCAGGCGCAGACTAGAAAACGCTTCGAGTACAAGTACAGCTTCAAAGGACCTCATTTAGCACGTGACAACGGCGAAGTGTTCTACTGGAAAGTCAGTGGAA ACACGATAGCCAGTTCAGATCAAGTGCGACTCACTGCGTCGATGCGAAGTCAAAAAG GCCAAATGTCGACAAAAGCGGCAACCGATTTCAAATATTGGCAAGTCGACATGGCATTTCGCATAACGGGACGTGCCCGCGTGGGCGCAGACGGACTC gcttTTTGGTTGACCAAGGATCCTATAGTTGAAGGTCCCGTATTTGGGGCTGGAGACTATTGGAACGGTCTCGGAATATTTCTCGATTCTTTTGATAATGACGGAAAAACGAATAATCCTTATGTTTTGGCTATTTCGAATAACGGATCAATTTCCTACGATCACACCTC AGATGGCTATAATCAAATGTTGGCCGGATGTTTGAGAGATTTTCGAAATCGCGCTAAGCACGTGAGAGCTCGGATTAAATATTACGAAAATATATTGGAG GTTTATTTTAATACTATATTTGATCAACAAGACGACGCCTATGAATTGTGTCTACGCGCTACGAACGTTGATTTACCTCCAAGTGGTCACTTTGGATTATCAGCGGCCACTGGGGGACTGGCAG atgATCATGACGTCATGTCGTTTTTGGTGTATAGTCTTGATAAGTCTCAGGGTTTGGACGCCGCCAAAGAAGGTGAAGGAGTCGAAGGGAAGAAAGATGAGAAGAGTGAAGATGAAGTCATATTTGAGGCTGATGAATTGGAGAAGCTACAGAAGGAATTTGAACAATACAACAAAGCCTATGAAGAAAAACACGACAG CTATGTCAAAGACCATCCGGATCCCTATGCAGATGTTGAG GGCATTGATTCTTATGAAGATAGGACTCTGTCTGAGGTAATGAAAGGTCAAGCGGACATCCTTTCAGTCATAAG GGATTTAGCAATGAAATTTGACCGTTTGTCATTGTCTTCTTCGCCTCCATCTGAGGACAAGAGTGGTTCATCTCCTTCCGCCGAACAATATAGAATTATTGCTGATAACCAAAATCGAATTATGCAGCAACTGGAAACCATCAAAGCAACAGCCAATCAAAGACAAGGGTCCCAGGGTGGTTCATATGAACACGGTCCCGCTATGGTAGAAATGGAAAAAGCCACATCTCGCCTAGAAAGTCTCATAGAACGATTCGAAGTCAAccaaagagagaagagagcgGAATCGcacgaagaaagaagtccTCCGCCTTCTTCGTGCATCCCCATGCATTATTTTGGTCTCTTTGTTGTTTCTCAAATCGTTTTCATAGTCGCTTTTGTCGCCTATAGATGGAAAGCGGAAGCGTCCGCGAAAAAACTGTTttag